The following are encoded together in the Aciduricibacillus chroicocephali genome:
- the argH gene encoding argininosuccinate lyase, with protein sequence MSKLWGGRFTKQTDKLVEEYTASISFDKNLVHEDIAGSIAHVTMLADCGIIGQDEKETIVAGLKKVEAKVEAGEVEYSVENEDIHMNNEKLLLDEVGAVGGKLHTGRSRNDQVATDFHLYVKKQTEVMIELLDAVQRSIVEQAKDNLETIMPGYTHLQRAQPVLFAHHLLAYFWMFERDKERFRDSLKRVNWSPLGAGALAGTTFPINRQQTAEALGFERVYPNSMDAVSDRDFALEFLSTSSILMTHISRLSEELVNWSSQEFQFIELDDAFCTGSSIMPQKKNPDVPELLRGKTGRVYGNLMGLLTVLKGLPLAYNKDMQEDKEGVFDTVKTLDGALRLLAPMLATMQVRKENMYKAVANDYSNATDIADYLANKGLPFREAHEVIGKIVLYAIQNNKFLLDLKFDEYQEFSDLFEEDIYKKLDPEQVVRARTSEGGTGHDQVKAQLNQAEKLLG encoded by the coding sequence ATGTCCAAATTATGGGGCGGCAGATTTACAAAACAGACAGACAAACTAGTTGAAGAATATACAGCTTCAATCTCTTTTGATAAAAACCTAGTACATGAGGATATCGCAGGCAGCATAGCTCACGTTACAATGCTTGCTGATTGTGGAATCATCGGCCAGGATGAGAAGGAAACGATTGTAGCAGGTTTGAAAAAGGTAGAAGCGAAAGTGGAAGCAGGAGAAGTAGAATACTCTGTTGAAAATGAAGATATTCACATGAATAATGAAAAGCTTCTTCTCGATGAAGTGGGTGCAGTTGGCGGCAAGCTTCATACTGGAAGAAGTCGAAATGACCAAGTCGCTACTGACTTCCATCTATATGTAAAAAAACAGACTGAAGTCATGATCGAGTTGCTTGATGCCGTTCAGAGATCAATCGTAGAACAGGCGAAAGACAATCTTGAGACTATTATGCCTGGATACACACATTTGCAACGTGCACAGCCTGTCCTTTTCGCGCATCATCTCCTTGCCTACTTCTGGATGTTCGAACGTGACAAAGAACGTTTCCGTGACAGCCTTAAGCGTGTCAACTGGTCACCGCTTGGAGCAGGTGCACTTGCCGGAACAACATTCCCGATTAATCGCCAGCAGACAGCCGAAGCACTCGGTTTTGAAAGAGTATATCCAAACAGCATGGATGCAGTAAGTGACCGTGATTTCGCACTGGAATTCCTATCAACTTCCTCTATCCTGATGACTCATATTTCGCGTCTATCAGAAGAACTTGTTAACTGGTCGAGCCAGGAATTTCAGTTTATCGAGCTTGATGACGCCTTCTGCACAGGTTCAAGCATCATGCCACAAAAGAAAAACCCAGATGTGCCGGAATTGCTAAGAGGCAAGACTGGACGTGTCTATGGTAATCTTATGGGCTTGCTGACTGTTTTAAAAGGTCTTCCGCTTGCCTATAATAAAGACATGCAAGAAGATAAGGAAGGCGTCTTTGATACGGTTAAGACATTGGATGGAGCGCTTCGTCTGCTTGCGCCAATGCTTGCTACAATGCAGGTTCGCAAGGAGAATATGTATAAAGCAGTCGCAAATGACTATTCAAACGCTACCGATATTGCTGATTATTTAGCCAATAAAGGCCTTCCATTCCGAGAAGCACATGAAGTGATTGGCAAGATCGTTCTTTATGCAATCCAGAACAATAAATTCCTTCTTGATCTGAAATTTGATGAATATCAGGAATTCAGTGATTTGTTTGAAGAAGATATTTATAAAAAATTGGATCCTGAGCAGGTAGTTCGTGCCCGTACCAGTGAAGGCGGCACTGGACATGATCAAGTGAAAGCACAGTTGAACCAGGCAGAAAAACTTCTTGGCTAA
- a CDS encoding hemolysin family protein, which translates to MDIVNLLMVAILIMLTAFFVATEFAVVKVRSTQIEHLVEEGDKKALDAKKLIDNLDNSLSACQLGITITSLGLGWLGEPTIQALLKPVFTELELSSSLTSLLSFLIAFFAITFLHVVVGELAPKTMAIQKAETIVLNLAKPLLFFTKIMYPFIWLLNGSANQLVRIFGFHSVKESEVAMTEEELRLILSESYKSGEINQSEMMYVNNIFDFDERLAKEIMVPRTEMFCLYKEDSYEENIEMIREGQFTRYPVAEEDKDHIVGLVNLKEIFTGHFAEEPISLEQFIRPIIHVSEATPIKQVLLKMQKERIHMAIVMDEYGGTAGLVTVEDILEEIVGDIRDEFDANEEELIEEIDSNTMIVSGRLLLTELNEKYHIDLLGEEDVDIDTVGGWILANHLDAEQGTTVEADGYAFIVEEIDGYQIKRVKVTRL; encoded by the coding sequence TTGGACATAGTCAATTTATTAATGGTTGCTATATTGATCATGCTTACTGCATTCTTTGTAGCAACCGAATTCGCTGTAGTCAAAGTTAGATCAACACAGATTGAGCATCTTGTCGAGGAGGGGGACAAGAAGGCGCTTGATGCCAAGAAGCTGATTGATAATCTTGATAACTCATTATCAGCATGTCAGCTTGGTATCACAATCACATCTCTCGGACTCGGTTGGCTCGGGGAGCCTACTATCCAGGCTTTATTAAAACCAGTGTTCACGGAACTTGAGTTGAGCAGTTCGCTTACATCTCTGCTTTCATTCCTGATTGCTTTCTTCGCCATTACATTTCTTCATGTTGTGGTCGGGGAACTTGCACCTAAAACAATGGCAATACAAAAAGCAGAAACAATCGTGCTCAATTTGGCAAAACCTCTATTGTTCTTCACTAAGATCATGTACCCGTTCATTTGGCTCTTGAATGGCTCTGCAAACCAGCTCGTCCGCATTTTTGGTTTCCATTCGGTTAAAGAGTCTGAAGTAGCGATGACAGAGGAAGAGCTTCGCCTGATTTTATCGGAAAGCTATAAAAGCGGTGAAATCAACCAGTCGGAAATGATGTATGTAAACAATATTTTCGATTTTGATGAGCGGCTTGCAAAAGAGATCATGGTGCCGCGTACAGAGATGTTCTGTTTGTATAAGGAAGATAGTTATGAAGAGAACATTGAGATGATTCGTGAGGGACAGTTCACACGCTATCCTGTAGCTGAAGAAGATAAGGACCATATTGTTGGACTTGTCAATCTGAAAGAGATCTTTACTGGTCATTTTGCAGAGGAACCGATTTCGCTTGAGCAGTTCATCCGTCCGATCATCCATGTTTCGGAAGCGACACCAATCAAGCAGGTTCTGTTGAAGATGCAAAAGGAACGCATCCATATGGCAATTGTCATGGATGAATACGGCGGTACAGCGGGCCTTGTCACAGTAGAGGATATTCTTGAAGAGATAGTCGGTGACATTCGTGATGAATTTGATGCGAATGAGGAAGAGCTGATCGAGGAGATCGACAGCAATACGATGATTGTATCTGGACGTTTACTTTTGACAGAATTAAATGAAAAGTATCATATCGATCTATTAGGTGAAGAAGATGTAGATATAGATACTGTAGGTGGCTGGATTCTAGCTAATCATTTGGATGCAGAGCAAGGTACGACTGTTGAAGCAGATGGTTATGCATTCATTGTTGAAGAGATAGATGGCTATCAGATTAAACGAGTAAAGGTTACTCGGCTTTAA
- a CDS encoding Fur family transcriptional regulator — MNFEKAINRLKENGYKMTDKRKDMLNFFLSAGGYRTAKELNEYMEERYEGISFDTVYRNLNTFAELDILEMTELDGEKHFQISCSDSHHHHFICRKCGRTKEINICPMDRICSNLLNGYEIESHKFEVYGICPECRCA; from the coding sequence ATGAATTTTGAAAAGGCGATAAACAGATTAAAAGAAAATGGCTACAAAATGACTGATAAACGTAAAGATATGCTTAACTTCTTCCTATCTGCAGGCGGTTATCGTACAGCAAAGGAACTGAATGAGTATATGGAAGAGCGATATGAAGGAATCAGCTTTGACACGGTCTATCGCAATCTGAATACATTTGCTGAACTCGATATTCTCGAAATGACTGAGTTAGATGGTGAAAAGCATTTCCAAATATCTTGTTCTGACAGCCACCATCATCATTTCATATGCAGAAAATGTGGTAGGACAAAGGAAATCAATATTTGTCCAATGGACCGTATTTGCAGTAATTTGCTCAATGGTTATGAAATTGAGTCACATAAATTTGAAGTCTATGGCATTTGCCCAGAATGCCGTTGTGCATAA
- a CDS encoding metal ABC transporter permease, which produces MIADLLAFDFLRNTFITGLLIGIVAPLLGTFIVVRRLSLIADALSHVTLAGIAFGLLLEKNFTNVWLSPFYGGIGFSVIGSVLIEKLRNVYKAYQEIGIPIILSGGVGLSVIFISLANGFNTDLFNYLFGSVSAVSHSDLLTITGITIFILIVIAIFYKELTALSFDEEHATVSGIHSKRIHLIFIILTALVIGTSIRIVGVLLVSALMTLPVASAMRLAKGFKQMMLLSVIFGELAVILGLISGYYFSIPPGGTIVIISIAILLCSIIGKKFTMRTARKKVVS; this is translated from the coding sequence ATGATTGCCGATTTGCTCGCATTTGATTTTCTCCGCAATACATTTATTACAGGTCTTCTGATCGGCATTGTCGCTCCGCTCCTTGGCACATTCATTGTCGTTCGAAGACTTTCACTCATTGCTGACGCACTATCTCATGTAACTTTGGCAGGGATTGCATTCGGACTGCTACTGGAGAAAAACTTTACAAATGTATGGCTAAGCCCTTTTTACGGCGGCATTGGTTTTTCCGTAATCGGCTCTGTTCTCATTGAGAAATTGCGTAATGTTTATAAGGCTTACCAGGAAATCGGCATTCCGATTATCCTTTCCGGAGGCGTTGGTCTGAGTGTCATTTTCATTTCTCTAGCCAATGGCTTCAACACTGACTTGTTCAATTATCTATTTGGCTCCGTTTCAGCGGTCAGTCATTCTGACTTGCTGACGATTACCGGAATTACCATTTTCATCTTGATTGTCATTGCAATCTTTTATAAAGAATTGACAGCACTCTCTTTTGATGAAGAACATGCAACTGTATCCGGTATTCATTCAAAAAGGATCCACTTAATCTTTATTATATTGACTGCTCTTGTAATCGGTACTTCCATCCGGATTGTCGGTGTGCTTCTCGTTTCGGCTTTGATGACATTGCCTGTCGCAAGCGCAATGCGGCTTGCAAAAGGCTTTAAACAAATGATGCTGCTATCTGTAATATTCGGTGAGCTTGCAGTCATTCTAGGCCTTATCTCCGGATACTATTTCAGCATTCCTCCCGGCGGAACGATCGTAATCATATCTATCGCGATTCTGCTTTGCTCAATTATCGGTAAGAAATTCACCATGCGCACGGCGAGAAAGAAGGTCGTATCATGA
- a CDS encoding VLRF1 family aeRF1-type release factor produces MDLAKQLQELEQIHGDGSKGKILTMYLNTDPADPDQQGGKWRITLKNGLRNFEKYIQESNDEQEMKEFQRVKEKVTNYINNNELDLKKGLIIFATADDRVWFTAKVQVRLRSDFYWQETPVLDQLIELKQDYPRAGIILVQSGQVKIIESNMNEVEGTVHYELDLDTEDWKQKLGPQQAKGDMQPGAHNLQVDNFNSRADANRYRWFKSIAPKLDMHAKSGNWEKIFVMGEPDAAQTVTDLMNKPVDGVLQKNMLDQDEHRVLDELFG; encoded by the coding sequence ATGGATTTGGCAAAACAGCTTCAAGAACTTGAACAGATTCATGGCGATGGAAGCAAGGGGAAAATTCTTACCATGTATTTGAATACAGACCCCGCGGATCCGGATCAGCAAGGTGGAAAGTGGAGAATTACGCTGAAGAACGGTCTGCGAAACTTTGAGAAGTATATACAGGAATCAAATGATGAACAGGAAATGAAAGAATTTCAACGTGTGAAAGAAAAAGTGACGAACTATATTAATAATAATGAATTGGATTTAAAGAAAGGCTTAATCATTTTCGCAACTGCGGATGACAGGGTCTGGTTCACTGCAAAAGTACAAGTGCGTCTGCGCTCGGACTTCTATTGGCAGGAGACACCAGTTCTTGATCAGCTAATTGAATTGAAACAGGACTATCCAAGAGCGGGCATCATCCTCGTTCAATCAGGACAGGTGAAAATCATTGAATCCAATATGAATGAAGTGGAAGGTACCGTTCATTATGAATTGGATCTTGATACAGAAGATTGGAAGCAGAAGCTAGGGCCGCAGCAGGCGAAAGGCGATATGCAGCCAGGTGCGCATAATCTCCAAGTGGATAATTTTAATAGCCGGGCAGATGCCAACCGTTACCGCTGGTTCAAATCTATTGCACCCAAGCTCGATATGCATGCAAAGAGCGGTAACTGGGAGAAAATCTTTGTCATGGGAGAACCGGATGCAGCCCAGACTGTAACAGACCTCATGAATAAACCAGTTGACGGTGTGCTTCAGAAAAATATGCTTGATCAGGACGAACATCGTGTACTTGACGAATTATTTGGCTAA
- a CDS encoding argininosuccinate synthase, producing MAKGKIVLAYSGGLDTSVSIKWLQEKYDYDVIALAIDMGENKDLEAVRQKALDVGAIKAVVIDGKQLLADEYLMPALKANALYEGKYPLSSGLSRPLISRLLVQVAEEEGAVAVAHGCTGKGNDQVRFEVSIKALNPDLEVVAPVREWGMTRDEEIAYAEEKGIPIPIDLDNPFSIDANIWGRACEAGVLENPWNAAPEEAFAWTNPIEKTPDEAEYIEIDFVKGIPTAINGEEMNRVDIIEYLNEIGGKHGIGRIDHIENRLVGIKSREVYENPGALILINAHKELEFITQTREVGKFKYKIEQEYAELVYNGLWYSPLRQALDAFINETQEVVTGKVRIKLFKGTHMVIQRQAPQSMYNEELATYEKGDMFDHHAAVGFIKLWGLPTEIHAKNEKKAKQLEVGN from the coding sequence ATGGCGAAAGGTAAAATTGTTTTGGCTTATTCCGGAGGTCTTGATACTTCTGTTTCCATAAAGTGGCTTCAAGAGAAATATGATTACGATGTTATCGCACTAGCAATTGATATGGGTGAGAACAAGGATCTTGAAGCAGTACGTCAGAAAGCATTAGATGTTGGAGCAATCAAGGCAGTTGTCATTGATGGTAAGCAGTTGCTTGCAGATGAATATTTGATGCCTGCATTGAAGGCGAACGCACTTTATGAAGGCAAATATCCGCTATCTTCTGGTCTTAGCCGTCCGCTCATTTCAAGATTGCTTGTCCAGGTAGCTGAAGAAGAAGGCGCGGTTGCCGTTGCACACGGCTGTACTGGTAAAGGAAACGACCAAGTACGTTTCGAAGTTTCAATCAAAGCGCTTAACCCGGACCTAGAAGTTGTTGCACCAGTACGTGAATGGGGCATGACACGCGATGAGGAGATTGCCTACGCAGAAGAAAAAGGTATCCCGATTCCGATCGATCTTGACAATCCGTTCTCTATCGATGCAAACATCTGGGGGAGAGCTTGTGAAGCGGGCGTTCTTGAGAACCCTTGGAATGCAGCGCCTGAGGAAGCATTTGCATGGACGAATCCGATTGAAAAGACTCCGGATGAAGCAGAGTATATTGAAATTGACTTCGTAAAAGGTATTCCAACTGCAATCAACGGTGAAGAGATGAACCGTGTTGATATTATTGAATACTTGAATGAAATTGGCGGTAAGCACGGTATCGGAAGAATCGATCATATCGAGAACCGTCTTGTCGGTATCAAATCAAGAGAAGTATACGAGAATCCGGGAGCACTAATCCTTATTAATGCTCACAAAGAGCTTGAATTCATTACACAAACTCGTGAAGTTGGCAAGTTCAAGTATAAAATTGAACAGGAATATGCAGAGCTTGTTTACAATGGTCTCTGGTATTCACCACTTCGTCAGGCTCTTGATGCTTTCATCAATGAAACACAGGAAGTCGTTACTGGTAAAGTACGTATCAAGTTGTTCAAAGGAACACATATGGTTATCCAACGCCAGGCACCACAGAGCATGTACAATGAAGAACTTGCCACTTATGAAAAAGGTGATATGTTCGACCACCATGCTGCTGTAGGTTTCATCAAACTATGGGGCCTTCCGACAGAAATCCACGCGAAGAACGAAAAAAAAGCTAAGCAATTGGAAGTCGGCAACTGA